A part of Flavobacteriaceae bacterium GSB9 genomic DNA contains:
- a CDS encoding rhamnogalacturonan acetylesterase encodes MNVFKTISFLILIALFSCNNQAEQKQAAEKETANKPFTIYLIGDSTMANKKNPENNPEHGWGQVLPQYFKEHVTIDNRAKNGRSSRSFIGEGRWDSILKTLEKSDYVFIQFGHNDQKFKSPDRYTNPHVTYRHNLIRFVEETREKGATPVLFSSIVRRNFNEHGTLIDTHGEYPLETRLVAMEYDVPFIDLQYFTENLEESYGVEGSKKLHLHFEEGEHPYYKKGKQDNTHLSELGANEVAKLALAELRKREPRLINSIK; translated from the coding sequence ATGAACGTTTTTAAAACCATTTCATTTTTAATTTTAATTGCATTGTTTAGCTGTAATAATCAGGCCGAGCAAAAGCAGGCAGCCGAGAAAGAAACCGCAAATAAGCCGTTCACTATTTATTTAATTGGAGATTCTACAATGGCCAATAAAAAGAATCCTGAAAATAACCCAGAACACGGTTGGGGACAGGTCTTGCCTCAGTATTTTAAAGAACACGTCACCATAGATAATAGGGCAAAAAATGGGCGTAGTAGTAGGAGTTTTATAGGTGAAGGGCGTTGGGATTCCATTTTAAAAACGCTTGAGAAGAGCGATTACGTGTTTATTCAGTTTGGACATAATGATCAAAAGTTTAAATCTCCGGACCGTTATACCAATCCGCATGTAACATACAGACATAATCTTATTAGGTTTGTTGAAGAAACAAGAGAAAAAGGGGCGACACCTGTGCTTTTTTCATCTATAGTGAGACGAAATTTTAATGAGCACGGCACGCTAATAGATACACACGGCGAATACCCTTTGGAAACTAGGCTGGTAGCCATGGAGTATGATGTGCCGTTTATTGATTTACAATATTTCACTGAAAACTTAGAAGAGTCCTACGGTGTTGAGGGTTCTAAAAAACTACACCTACATTTCGAGGAAGGAGAACACCCTTATTATAAAAAAGGAAAACAAGATAATACACATTTATCCGAACTCGGAGCTAATGAGGTGGCTAAGCTTGCTTTGGCCGAACTAAGAAAGAGAGAGCCAAGATTAATCAATAGTATAAAATGA
- a CDS encoding TonB-dependent receptor, translating into MKTKNNFKYYFLLLALMLCVPIYAQNTVNVSGTVTDEAGVPLPGVSIIIKNSSTGTTTDFDGNYLIRTAPNDILVYSYLGYKKQEIPVNGRSPIDVTMVEEAGVLDEVVVIGYGSTTRRDVTGAIASVTGEKIAGVPVPDAAQALQGKLPGVRVTTQDGRPGADIAIRVRGGGSITQSNQPLFIVDGFPVNTISNIPGNQIKSIDVLKDASSTAIYGARGANGVIIVTTKNGVAGKTKVTYDGYTQFSVIPEYIPVMDGYDYIAYNWGYAEAIGSNYSEAWEKLWAIGDYQGSNDAGIDYYRNVESRDYTKELYNSAFSHNHNFSVSGGTEDTKYLISANHLDQEGNKVGSFYERTNAQFRLDQNLGEKLKLSINTRFRQVKRGDNGGNSTAYYFRPINSSDILGEQDITINTQLGDYIGILQDRYSPVAIANDTENDRVSRGLVANTSLGWDVIPGLTAKTDLSLALSWDNNKSWTGPTASNYLDNEGNPTFGGDANVSQGQGWNYRWVNTLNYEVQGLGEDHKVSALAGYEVADSGSESVSVSGEQYPVSFNAERAWNNMNSYNRVEGSELFSLNTSGGVPNRLQSIFGRLNYGYKGKYLLTGTFRADGSSKFALGNQWGYFPAGAIAWRASDEDFLNDVSWIDDLKVRFSYGSVGNDGISAELWKQSWSPTTVRWSLNDVRQQGYVPGSLLANPDLKWETTITRNLGVDFQLFGGKLSGTVEVYKNTVKDLLLVTPTSPLSGFAFTMDNIGQTSNKGIELSLNTDVVRSEDFNLLASFNININKGNVDKLDESVNGTYSSGFGGVYFYPRNDYFLEEGKPVGLMRGFVHDGWYTTDDFDYDSANQTYTTKEGVPSYQAGVLGTVYGTRDNKPSGQSEYPGVQKLKDLNGDGVINDEDITVIGDANPAHTGGFSLNGNYKAFDFTFDFTWSVGNDIYNANHVNAYLGSKEQGLYRNRLQELAGHYKIYDIVNGQLTKVVEPAALDALNANASTFLPYPETAVASSFGIEDGSFLRLNTFTLGYTIPQSIIEKLGINRFRVYGSVFNAFTITGYDGFDPEINVQESRGINDNANNQGGYPTPGLDLNAYPRPRLYTFGLNIEF; encoded by the coding sequence ATGAAAACAAAAAATAATTTTAAGTATTACTTTTTATTATTGGCACTGATGCTGTGCGTGCCAATATATGCCCAAAATACAGTGAATGTGTCCGGTACGGTTACAGATGAAGCGGGGGTGCCGTTACCAGGCGTTTCAATTATCATAAAAAACAGTTCTACGGGAACGACCACAGATTTTGATGGAAATTATTTAATTAGAACAGCGCCTAATGATATTTTAGTTTATAGCTATTTAGGATACAAAAAACAAGAAATTCCTGTTAACGGAAGGTCTCCAATAGACGTGACCATGGTTGAGGAAGCGGGCGTTTTAGATGAGGTTGTAGTAATAGGTTACGGTAGTACAACAAGGCGAGATGTTACTGGAGCTATTGCCTCAGTTACAGGTGAAAAGATTGCAGGTGTACCTGTACCAGATGCCGCTCAAGCACTTCAAGGTAAATTACCAGGTGTTCGGGTTACAACACAAGATGGACGCCCAGGTGCCGATATTGCAATTAGAGTACGTGGTGGTGGTTCAATTACACAAAGTAATCAACCGCTTTTCATCGTTGATGGGTTTCCGGTAAATACCATTAGTAATATTCCAGGTAACCAAATTAAAAGTATAGATGTTTTAAAGGATGCATCTTCTACAGCAATTTATGGTGCTCGTGGAGCTAACGGTGTTATCATTGTTACGACTAAAAATGGTGTTGCTGGAAAGACTAAGGTTACTTACGATGGATACACACAGTTTAGTGTTATACCAGAATATATTCCTGTTATGGATGGTTACGATTACATTGCTTATAACTGGGGCTATGCAGAGGCTATTGGTTCAAACTATAGCGAGGCATGGGAAAAATTATGGGCGATTGGAGATTATCAAGGAAGCAATGACGCAGGAATAGATTATTATAGAAATGTAGAAAGTCGTGATTATACTAAAGAATTATATAATAGTGCTTTTTCGCACAATCATAACTTTAGTGTTTCTGGAGGAACTGAAGATACAAAATACTTAATATCAGCCAACCATCTAGATCAAGAAGGAAACAAAGTGGGGTCTTTTTACGAAAGAACAAACGCACAATTCAGATTGGATCAAAATTTGGGAGAAAAGTTAAAGCTATCTATTAATACACGTTTTCGTCAAGTTAAAAGAGGTGATAATGGAGGAAATTCAACCGCATATTATTTCCGTCCTATTAACTCCTCAGATATTTTAGGAGAACAGGATATAACGATTAATACACAATTAGGTGATTACATTGGTATTTTACAAGATAGATATAGTCCTGTTGCCATTGCCAATGATACAGAGAACGACAGAGTCAGTCGTGGTTTAGTGGCTAACACATCGCTAGGGTGGGATGTTATACCTGGTCTTACTGCCAAGACCGACCTAAGTTTAGCGTTAAGTTGGGACAACAATAAATCATGGACAGGGCCTACGGCTAGTAATTATTTGGATAATGAAGGAAATCCAACCTTTGGCGGGGATGCAAATGTAAGTCAAGGTCAAGGATGGAACTACCGATGGGTGAATACTTTAAATTACGAAGTTCAAGGGTTAGGAGAGGATCATAAAGTTAGTGCGTTAGCTGGTTATGAGGTAGCCGATTCTGGTTCTGAGTCTGTGTCTGTATCAGGAGAGCAGTACCCTGTTTCCTTCAATGCAGAGCGTGCTTGGAACAATATGAATTCCTATAATAGGGTGGAAGGCTCTGAATTATTTTCGTTAAATACAAGTGGTGGAGTACCAAATCGCCTTCAATCTATATTTGGTCGTCTTAATTATGGATACAAAGGCAAGTATTTATTAACGGGAACATTTCGTGCAGATGGTTCTTCGAAATTTGCATTAGGTAATCAGTGGGGGTATTTTCCGGCAGGTGCAATCGCATGGAGAGCGTCTGATGAAGACTTCCTTAATGACGTGAGTTGGATAGATGATTTGAAAGTTCGTTTTTCTTATGGTTCAGTGGGTAATGATGGCATTAGTGCTGAATTATGGAAACAAAGCTGGTCTCCAACAACGGTGAGATGGTCATTGAACGATGTAAGACAACAAGGCTACGTTCCAGGTTCATTACTTGCTAACCCAGATTTAAAATGGGAAACAACTATTACAAGAAACTTAGGTGTGGATTTCCAGTTATTTGGAGGTAAATTAAGTGGTACTGTTGAAGTTTATAAAAATACCGTTAAAGATTTACTCCTAGTAACGCCAACATCTCCATTGAGTGGATTTGCGTTTACAATGGATAACATTGGTCAAACAAGTAACAAGGGTATAGAATTGTCTTTGAATACGGATGTTGTGAGATCTGAAGATTTTAATTTGTTGGCAAGCTTTAACATAAATATCAATAAAGGAAATGTCGATAAGTTAGATGAAAGTGTAAACGGAACTTATAGTTCTGGTTTTGGTGGGGTATACTTCTACCCAAGAAATGATTATTTCTTAGAGGAAGGAAAACCCGTAGGGTTAATGCGTGGATTTGTTCATGATGGGTGGTATACCACAGATGATTTTGATTATGATTCAGCTAATCAAACTTATACAACGAAAGAGGGGGTGCCATCTTATCAAGCTGGTGTTCTTGGTACAGTTTATGGTACTAGAGATAACAAGCCAAGTGGTCAATCCGAATATCCTGGCGTTCAAAAGCTGAAAGATCTTAATGGAGATGGTGTTATTAATGATGAGGACATCACAGTTATTGGTGATGCCAACCCGGCCCACACAGGTGGTTTTAGTCTGAATGGTAACTATAAGGCTTTCGATTTTACCTTTGATTTCACGTGGAGTGTTGGCAATGATATTTATAATGCTAACCATGTCAACGCTTACTTGGGAAGCAAGGAGCAAGGCTTGTATAGAAACAGGTTACAAGAGCTTGCTGGACACTACAAAATTTACGATATTGTAAACGGACAATTAACAAAAGTTGTTGAGCCAGCGGCTTTGGATGCACTTAATGCGAACGCAAGCACTTTTCTGCCTTATCCAGAAACTGCTGTAGCGTCTTCTTTTGGTATCGAGGACGGTTCTTTCCTTAGGCTGAACACATTTACTTTAGGATATACAATTCCTCAAAGTATAATTGAAAAACTAGGAATAAACAGGTTCCGTGTTTACGGGTCGGTTTTTAATGCCTTTACTATAACGGGTTATGACGGTTTTGATCCTGAAATTAACGTTCAAGAAAGTCGTGGAATTAATGATAATGCAAATAACCAAGGGGGGTATCCAACGCCAGGACTTGATTTGAATGCTTATCCGCGCCCACGTTTGTATACGTTCGGTTTAAATATTGAATTTTAA
- a CDS encoding RagB/SusD family nutrient uptake outer membrane protein: MKKLMYLMLSVAFIVNTGCEKDFLVVQNPSSVDEDFVFGYPEEADKVLAGMYDIWHDLDKRLFYDVSSVGSDSEHHPEPYTAQARHIPMGLFPVPYPIDDDAHRDTWQESYLLINRANVVMKSIEGKQEYQSAVASGEKNAWTHLYGEALCHRATNYKLLIKYFGDVPYFDYPIKTAAQTDTLGYTIRDHIYDNEIAALKKSVPLMYNLGEQGVTAETFSRVYGNQLIARLAFDAAGYQLRRTDFDYEGISFDQWGQEDAQNQCVYVRNSNWQSFMQTAKEFYLKVVNDSGSAYLIETDDRGAGFDNPFQLNFQKLLDLEVSPESLFECGYTRTQNSDWPYSWGRPSGGAGSNDRPNKCYGQGRINPYYYYSDFDPDDKRREITACITGNTGKAGEILMSWVRGNRERGGLASNKFDEARMSDPYIPRQRQSGVNWQQVRMGSVMLYLAYAAAATGDEATAKTYFKKVRGRAFSAADQATKVNAYVDGLTGQALLKGIEMELKLETGGEGVTRWDMVLFGTMPERIQTMRDNMRDMINGIESDGYYTFDNGDQISAYIYTKHVSIKDVDPSLDLLTTQTPEGLSESDSRYPVLVPGWRGTNNGWADYLTTLSPDLQKNHLAIRGLYRYIDPASAEGLALLADGYELSPWGINLVEAKAEYTDDLFKGYPDGSYAAGVPPRYIMPLSGDALRTSNGNLTQGYGHASE, from the coding sequence ATGAAAAAACTAATGTATTTAATGCTCTCTGTAGCTTTTATAGTGAATACGGGGTGCGAGAAAGATTTTCTGGTGGTACAAAATCCATCTAGTGTTGATGAAGACTTCGTTTTTGGCTATCCAGAAGAAGCTGATAAAGTTTTAGCTGGTATGTACGATATTTGGCATGACCTTGACAAAAGGCTTTTTTATGACGTATCCTCTGTAGGGTCTGATTCGGAGCATCATCCAGAACCTTACACTGCACAGGCTAGACATATTCCTATGGGGCTTTTTCCAGTGCCCTATCCTATTGATGACGATGCCCACAGAGATACTTGGCAAGAGTCTTATTTATTAATTAACCGGGCTAATGTGGTAATGAAATCAATAGAGGGAAAACAAGAGTATCAAAGTGCGGTAGCTTCTGGAGAGAAGAACGCATGGACGCATCTTTATGGTGAGGCTCTATGCCACAGGGCAACTAATTACAAGCTTTTAATCAAGTATTTTGGCGATGTGCCTTATTTTGATTATCCAATTAAAACTGCAGCTCAAACAGATACCTTAGGCTATACCATTAGAGACCATATTTATGATAACGAAATTGCGGCTCTCAAAAAATCAGTACCTCTGATGTACAACTTGGGCGAACAAGGTGTTACAGCTGAAACCTTTTCTCGTGTTTATGGAAATCAATTGATTGCCAGATTAGCGTTTGACGCTGCTGGTTACCAATTGCGTCGAACAGATTTTGATTATGAGGGTATATCATTTGACCAATGGGGTCAAGAAGATGCTCAGAATCAATGTGTATATGTTAGAAATAGTAATTGGCAAAGCTTCATGCAAACGGCTAAGGAATTCTATCTAAAAGTTGTTAATGATTCTGGGTCGGCTTATTTAATAGAAACAGATGATAGAGGTGCAGGTTTTGATAACCCATTTCAATTAAACTTTCAAAAGCTTTTAGATTTAGAGGTTAGTCCAGAATCCTTGTTTGAATGCGGTTATACGCGAACTCAAAATTCAGATTGGCCATATTCTTGGGGGCGTCCTTCAGGAGGTGCTGGTTCTAACGATCGTCCTAACAAATGTTATGGGCAAGGTCGTATAAACCCTTATTACTATTATTCAGACTTTGATCCAGATGATAAGCGTCGTGAAATAACTGCTTGTATTACTGGTAATACAGGTAAAGCTGGTGAAATACTTATGAGTTGGGTTAGAGGTAACCGTGAAAGAGGTGGCTTGGCGAGTAATAAATTTGATGAAGCTAGAATGTCAGACCCTTATATCCCTAGACAACGTCAGTCAGGTGTAAATTGGCAACAGGTGCGTATGGGTAGTGTGATGCTTTATTTGGCTTATGCCGCTGCTGCAACAGGTGATGAAGCAACTGCTAAAACATACTTTAAAAAAGTACGTGGTAGAGCGTTTTCTGCTGCAGATCAAGCAACTAAGGTTAATGCTTATGTTGATGGCTTGACTGGTCAAGCTTTATTGAAAGGTATAGAAATGGAACTTAAGTTAGAGACTGGAGGCGAGGGTGTTACACGATGGGATATGGTTTTATTTGGTACAATGCCAGAGAGAATACAAACCATGCGTGATAACATGAGAGACATGATTAATGGCATTGAAAGCGATGGATATTATACGTTTGATAATGGTGATCAAATTTCGGCTTACATTTATACTAAACACGTTTCAATAAAGGATGTTGACCCAAGTTTAGATTTGTTGACAACTCAAACGCCAGAAGGACTTTCTGAATCAGATTCTAGATACCCTGTATTGGTACCCGGCTGGAGAGGTACAAATAACGGATGGGCAGACTATCTTACTACCTTATCTCCAGATTTGCAAAAAAACCATTTGGCAATTAGGGGTTTGTATAGATATATTGATCCTGCAAGTGCTGAAGGTTTAGCTCTTTTGGCTGATGGTTACGAACTCTCTCCTTGGGGTATAAACCTTGTTGAAGCTAAAGCAGAGTACACAGATGATCTTTTTAAAGGATATCCTGATGGTTCTTATGCTGCGGGAGTACCACCTCGTTATATTATGCCGTTATCAGGTGATGCTTTACGTACTTCAAATGGAAATTTAACCCAAGGATACGGACATGCTTCTGAGTAG
- a CDS encoding glycoside hydrolase family 88 protein, translating to MTFKKNNLLRSILIVCVLFLSNSCKQKKQSQTNLNENQEAVIPDSLKWSERMALSVIKRYPEAWQIDDRTETKWDYKIGMFCLSLQKLYDVTGKDIYFNYGKDYADTIINSKGQIKNYKLNDYNIDNINAGKILFDIYETTQNPKFLTALKTLRKQLETHLRTPSGGFWHKRIYPNQMWLDGLYMGQPFYARYNTEFENGEKLDDVAHHFKLLHDHTLDEVTGLYFHAWDESKQMDWANKETGTAPNFWLRALGWYAMALVDTLDYFPEDHKKKQLLIDYLNQLAEAIEKYQDETGLWYQVPNMPDKEPNYLEASGSCMLTYALAKGANKGYLPENYLNVANKGFNGIVNELIKVDDNGEVHITQVCKSAGLGGNPYRDGSFEYYMSEPILTDNSHGLGPFVLAAIELNR from the coding sequence ATGACATTTAAAAAAAACAATTTATTAAGAAGTATTTTGATTGTATGTGTTCTGTTTCTTTCAAATAGTTGTAAACAAAAAAAGCAAAGTCAAACCAATTTAAATGAAAATCAAGAAGCTGTCATTCCAGATTCCCTAAAATGGTCGGAACGTATGGCTTTATCTGTTATTAAACGTTATCCAGAAGCTTGGCAAATTGATGACAGAACAGAAACTAAGTGGGATTATAAAATCGGAATGTTCTGTTTGTCGTTACAAAAACTTTATGATGTTACGGGAAAGGACATTTATTTCAATTATGGAAAAGATTATGCTGATACCATAATTAATTCAAAAGGCCAAATAAAAAACTACAAACTAAATGACTATAACATAGACAATATCAATGCAGGTAAAATTCTATTTGATATTTATGAAACCACTCAAAATCCAAAATTCCTTACTGCTCTCAAAACCCTGAGAAAGCAATTGGAAACACATTTAAGAACACCATCGGGAGGATTTTGGCATAAAAGAATATATCCAAATCAAATGTGGCTTGATGGTTTATATATGGGACAACCATTTTATGCACGCTATAATACCGAATTTGAAAATGGTGAAAAGTTAGATGATGTTGCTCACCATTTTAAATTACTACATGACCACACGTTAGACGAAGTAACCGGTTTGTATTTTCATGCATGGGACGAAAGTAAACAAATGGACTGGGCCAATAAAGAAACAGGAACGGCACCAAACTTTTGGCTACGGGCGCTTGGATGGTATGCTATGGCCTTGGTTGATACCTTGGATTATTTCCCTGAAGACCACAAAAAAAAACAGTTGCTAATTGATTATTTAAATCAATTGGCAGAAGCTATTGAGAAATATCAGGACGAAACAGGCTTGTGGTATCAAGTGCCTAATATGCCTGATAAAGAGCCTAATTATTTAGAGGCTTCAGGCTCGTGCATGTTAACTTATGCTTTAGCAAAAGGAGCAAACAAAGGGTATTTGCCAGAAAATTACCTTAATGTTGCCAATAAAGGTTTTAACGGCATAGTTAATGAGCTTATAAAAGTTGATGATAATGGAGAAGTCCATATCACGCAAGTTTGTAAAAGCGCTGGTTTAGGAGGAAACCCATATAGAGATGGTTCTTTTGAATACTACATGAGTGAGCCTATTTTAACAGATAATTCTCATGGTCTAGGGCCATTTGTGTTAGCTGCAATTGAACTAAACAGATAA
- a CDS encoding GntP family permease: MDPIFIILTGTAVVLFCILVLRLHAVISLLLAALVTAFLTSPDLIYAFGISTGMSEQEALKFSQVSLGKRLGVAFGNTSGKIGILIALASIIGTSLMRSGGAERIVRSLLGVFGKKNSSVALLFSSFTLAVPVFFDTVFYLMIPIVKSLGIKNPRKFGLYLMAVIAGGVMAHSLIPPTPGPLFVAETMNIDLGVMMIGGLGVGVITILAGYGYAKWANLRWDLPMRSTPDISVEELKQISETQNKDLPNLWLSLLPVILPIILITGNTLTNMLFEGRTGLTSTQENLEVFFSTLGDPNIALFVSAIIAMYLMYSRESDIKIFKKYIYEALTSAGMIILITSAGGAFGQMLQQTGIGIRIQELSANYQMAILPMAFVITAIVRSAQGSATIAMVTTIGIIGGVADAGLAFHPVYIALAIGCGSKIFAWMNDSAFWIITKMSGMEEKETIQHFSILLMVMAIAGLIAVMIGSKFLPFV; encoded by the coding sequence ATGGATCCAATTTTTATAATCCTTACAGGAACTGCTGTTGTATTATTTTGCATTTTAGTGCTAAGGCTTCATGCCGTAATTTCCTTGCTTTTAGCAGCATTGGTAACTGCTTTTTTAACATCGCCCGATCTCATCTATGCTTTTGGTATTAGTACTGGAATGTCAGAACAAGAAGCTTTAAAGTTTTCACAAGTAAGTCTGGGTAAAAGATTAGGTGTAGCTTTTGGTAATACTAGTGGGAAAATAGGAATATTGATAGCCTTAGCCTCCATTATAGGAACTTCATTAATGCGAAGCGGTGGTGCCGAAAGAATTGTTAGAAGTTTGTTAGGTGTTTTTGGTAAAAAGAATAGTTCAGTAGCGCTCTTGTTTAGTAGTTTTACTTTGGCAGTTCCTGTGTTTTTTGATACCGTTTTTTATTTGATGATTCCTATTGTGAAATCTTTAGGAATTAAAAACCCAAGGAAATTTGGGCTATATTTAATGGCGGTAATTGCCGGTGGTGTGATGGCACATTCATTAATCCCTCCAACACCTGGTCCTTTGTTTGTTGCTGAAACAATGAATATAGATTTAGGTGTTATGATGATAGGAGGTTTGGGAGTAGGAGTCATAACAATTTTGGCAGGTTACGGTTATGCAAAATGGGCAAATTTACGGTGGGACTTGCCAATGCGAAGTACACCCGATATTAGTGTTGAAGAACTAAAGCAAATTTCTGAAACTCAAAATAAAGACCTTCCCAACCTTTGGTTGTCTCTTTTACCAGTTATCCTTCCAATTATTTTAATTACGGGAAACACATTAACTAATATGTTGTTTGAAGGCAGAACAGGCCTAACATCAACTCAAGAAAACCTTGAAGTGTTTTTTTCAACATTGGGAGATCCTAATATAGCACTATTTGTTTCTGCGATAATAGCGATGTACTTGATGTACTCACGAGAATCGGATATTAAAATTTTTAAAAAATATATCTATGAGGCATTAACAAGTGCGGGTATGATAATATTGATTACTTCTGCTGGAGGTGCATTTGGTCAAATGCTTCAACAAACTGGAATAGGCATTAGAATCCAAGAATTATCGGCAAATTATCAAATGGCTATCTTACCTATGGCCTTTGTAATTACCGCAATTGTGAGAAGTGCTCAAGGTTCGGCAACTATCGCAATGGTAACAACTATTGGTATTATTGGAGGTGTTGCAGATGCAGGTTTGGCTTTCCATCCTGTTTATATTGCTTTGGCAATAGGCTGTGGATCTAAGATTTTTGCTTGGATGAACGATAGTGCATTTTGGATAATTACAAAAATGTCTGGCATGGAAGAAAAAGAAACCATTCAGCATTTTTCAATATTATTAATGGTCATGGCAATTGCTGGATTAATAGCTGTTATGATTGGTTCAAAATTTTTACCTTTTGTGTAA
- the garD gene encoding galactarate dehydratase, which translates to MKNNILIKTSVEDNVGIVANEEGMQKGTFVNEGFSLLEYVPNGHKVALQDIDEGQPIIRYTEVIGYANKDLKQGQWVNETNMMLPKPPELKFLSMPKPNTTSLEPLEGYTFQGYKNDDGTVGTKNVLAISNSVQCVAGLTEFVVKKIKAELLGQYQNVDDVVGLTHSYGCGVAINAPAAIVPIRTIQNIAVNPNFGGEIMVLGLGCEKLRPERLVSNEEESGDSITYMQDESFHGFNEMVDGILETAKIHLEKLNKRKRETCPASDLVVGMQCGGSDAFSGLTANPAAGFAADLIVRAGGSVMFSEVTEVRDAIHLLVPRAETPEVAKALIQEMAWYDDYLLQGSVDRSENTSPGNKKGGLSTIVEKALGSVAKSGTSPIVDVLKPGEKIRKKGLNFAATPASDFVCGTLQLAAGMNVHLFMTGRGTPYGLSMVPVIKVGTNSKLSNRWFDLIDFDAGKIATGEKTIEEAGWDLFHMILDVSSGKKQVACDILGIHNDLVLFNPGPLT; encoded by the coding sequence ATGAAAAATAATATTTTAATAAAGACTTCGGTTGAGGATAATGTGGGTATTGTGGCCAATGAAGAGGGGATGCAAAAGGGAACTTTTGTAAATGAAGGTTTTTCCCTTTTGGAATATGTTCCCAATGGGCACAAGGTGGCTTTGCAAGATATTGATGAAGGGCAGCCAATAATAAGGTACACTGAGGTAATAGGTTATGCAAATAAAGACTTGAAACAGGGGCAGTGGGTGAATGAAACAAATATGATGTTGCCTAAACCACCTGAATTAAAGTTCTTGTCAATGCCAAAACCTAATACTACAAGTTTAGAACCATTGGAAGGCTATACTTTTCAAGGGTATAAAAATGATGATGGAACTGTAGGTACAAAAAATGTTTTGGCCATATCTAATAGTGTACAGTGTGTTGCAGGACTTACGGAGTTTGTGGTTAAAAAAATTAAAGCGGAACTACTTGGTCAATATCAAAATGTTGATGATGTCGTAGGCCTTACACATAGTTACGGTTGTGGTGTAGCAATAAATGCACCTGCTGCTATTGTGCCAATTCGAACAATTCAAAATATAGCTGTTAACCCAAATTTTGGGGGCGAAATTATGGTTTTGGGCCTGGGCTGTGAAAAATTACGTCCAGAACGCCTTGTTAGTAATGAAGAAGAGTCTGGAGATTCTATTACCTATATGCAAGATGAATCTTTTCATGGATTTAACGAGATGGTTGATGGTATTTTGGAAACAGCGAAGATTCATTTAGAAAAATTAAATAAACGGAAACGGGAAACCTGTCCAGCTTCAGATTTAGTTGTGGGTATGCAATGTGGTGGCAGTGATGCGTTTTCTGGCTTAACGGCTAATCCGGCGGCCGGTTTTGCAGCCGATTTAATAGTTAGGGCTGGAGGCAGTGTGATGTTTTCTGAAGTCACCGAAGTAAGAGACGCCATTCATTTACTAGTCCCTAGGGCTGAAACACCAGAAGTGGCCAAAGCCCTAATTCAAGAAATGGCTTGGTACGACGATTACTTATTACAAGGAAGTGTAGATAGGAGCGAGAACACCTCGCCAGGAAACAAAAAGGGCGGTTTAAGTACCATTGTGGAAAAAGCTTTGGGGTCAGTAGCAAAATCTGGGACCTCTCCAATTGTTGATGTGCTAAAGCCAGGAGAAAAAATTAGAAAAAAAGGATTGAATTTTGCGGCAACACCAGCAAGCGATTTTGTTTGTGGTACCTTGCAACTTGCAGCAGGAATGAACGTTCATTTATTCATGACAGGAAGAGGAACCCCTTATGGTTTGTCTATGGTACCGGTTATAAAAGTTGGAACAAATTCAAAATTGAGTAATCGATGGTTCGATTTAATCGATTTTGATGCAGGTAAAATCGCAACCGGAGAAAAAACAATTGAGGAAGCTGGCTGGGATTTGTTTCATATGATTTTGGATGTTTCCAGCGGCAAAAAACAGGTTGCTTGCGATATTTTAGGGATACATAACGATTTGGTTCTTTTTAACCCAGGACCATTAACTTAG